GGTGCGGTGGTCGTACACACCGCGCGTGAACTTCTTCCCCCCCGGCGCGAACCCGCTGGTCCTGCCCACCAACCGGGGGGTGGCAGTCTCGGCCGGACGCGTCTTCCTCACCACCTTCGACGATCGCCTGGTGGCGCTTCGGGCGACGACCGGTCAGCGGCTGTGGCAGAGACGGATCGCGAGCCCTGCGCTGGGGTACACCGAGACGGCGGCGCCGACGGTGTGGGGCGACACCGTCTATGTGGGGGAGTCCTCGGAGGACACCGGTGTGCGGGGGTTCGTGGCGGCATACGACACCGGCACCGGAGCCTTCAGATGGCGCTTCTACACGGTTCCCGCGGCCGGGCACGGCTGGGTCCCGCGGCTGGGCCACCACGGCGGCGGCGACGTATGGATGCCCCCCACTGTCGACCCGGCCACGGGCCTCGTCTACGCGGCGACTGGTAACCCTACCCCCGATCTGGCCCCGTCGGTTCGTCCGGGATGTGACCCGCACGTCGACTCGACGATTGCCCTCGATGCCGGGACCGGGCGGCTGGTGTGGGCGCGCGCGGAGGTCTGTCCAGACGCCTGGGACTACGACACCGACCAGTCGCCGATGTACTTCGCCGTCCGGCTTCACGGCCGCGTCATCCAGGTGGTTGGCGATGGCAGCAAGTCAGGACAGTACACCGTGATGAACGCCACCAGCGGGCGCGTGGTGTCGCGATCCCCGTTTCTCACCCCCTACGGAATGCCCCACACGGTCCCGACCCGCAGCGGCGTGCGCGTGTGTCCGGGCGCCTTTGGCGGCCTCGAGTACTCGCCGCCGTCGTACGACCCGGCCACGGGCGCGGTCTACGTCGATGGTGTGCGCGCGTGCATGCGCTACACAGCGGGGTCGCTCGCCGGGGACGCCGCTCACCGGGTCGGCCAGTCGGATGTCGGCGGAACCTACACCCTGCTGCGGCTACCGCAGCCGATTGGCTACCTTGCCGCGATCGATCCCGCCTCCGGGCGCATCCGGTGGGAGGACCGGCTTCCGCGACCCTCGGTCGGCGGCACCCTGGCGACCGCGGGCGGTCTGGTGTTCACCGGAGACGACGACGGCCACCTCTACGCCGTCGACGCCCGCACCGGGAAGGTGCTCTGGTCGCCGTACGTCGGCCTCCCGTTCGGGTCGGCGCCGTTCACCTACGCCGTCGAGGGGCGGCAGTACGTGGCGGTCGTGGCCGGAGGATCGCAGCTCGCGGTGTTGAGCGGGGAGCGCACTGGCGGTGAGCTGGTGGTGTACTCGCTCCCGGCTGCGCACCGCCGGCGCCGGCGGTGAGTGGGGCCGCAACCTGGCGGGGCGCCCGACCGTGCTCGACCTCATCCGGCTGCGGGATCCGTTGCATGCGGGGCGGCCCATCGCCCGCGGGGCGCCGTGGCGGAGTGCGCATGGATCAGCATGCCGATGTTGGACGTCCGCCCGCAGGGGGCGGCGGATTCTCGCTGGGACTGTTCGCCGAGGCCCGGTCGCGCTGGCGGAGCGGCTAGCGGCCGGCGACTCGGCTAGGTCGGGCGATGCCCCGCACTCTCCAGCGATGCCGGGTCTGCCCGCGATCCGGCGTCACCGCCGGCCGGATCGTCTTGGCACCGGCCGATCGGCTGTCTGTCGAGCGTGGATGATTTGCTCCGGGCCCAGCCGGCGAGGGCAGCGGCCTCCGCGGCAACGTCCGGACCTGACCAGTCTGGACCGCGGGACTGGGTGGCCAGGGACTGTCAAGGGACGACATTGGGAGACCTACCGGTGGGAGTCGCATCCACTCGAGCTCGCCAACGCGACGCTTCCGTTCCAGATTGAGATCGATTTCGCGATCTTCGGCGGCGACAGGAGCGCCCCGGTCGGACGTGGCCGACGTCGTTCCGCCGGGTTCGCCTGGCGCCCCCGGACCTCGGCAACCTGGCAGGGTCAGCCGCCTGCTGCGCGCGGGTGTCGGCGCCGCGCTCCTTCTGGGTGCAATCCTCCCCGCCGTGCCTGACGAGGACGCCTGGACCGGCCCGGGGCTGTCAGCGATGTTCCGCACCGTAGCGGCGGAGCCCCCACCCGTGGGCGCGGGCGACCCCAATCGGGGCGCGGCCACGGTCGCAGCATCCCGGCCGGCCGCCAACATCCGTGGGCTCATCGCCGTGACGAGGGCAATCGGCCTCGGGCCGCTGACCGCAGGCCAGCCTCCGGTTGTTGGTGGTGGTGTTTGTCCGGCCTGCCTTGGCCTGCTGGGTCACGCAGGAACTCGCTACCTTCGTGGTCGAACGGCAGCCGACTGGCGGACCACGATCTCCCGCCTCGGGCGCCCGCA
The window above is part of the Mycobacteriales bacterium genome. Proteins encoded here:
- a CDS encoding PQQ-binding-like beta-propeller repeat protein, whose protein sequence is VRWSYTPRVNFFPPGANPLVLPTNRGVAVSAGRVFLTTFDDRLVALRATTGQRLWQRRIASPALGYTETAAPTVWGDTVYVGESSEDTGVRGFVAAYDTGTGAFRWRFYTVPAAGHGWVPRLGHHGGGDVWMPPTVDPATGLVYAATGNPTPDLAPSVRPGCDPHVDSTIALDAGTGRLVWARAEVCPDAWDYDTDQSPMYFAVRLHGRVIQVVGDGSKSGQYTVMNATSGRVVSRSPFLTPYGMPHTVPTRSGVRVCPGAFGGLEYSPPSYDPATGAVYVDGVRACMRYTAGSLAGDAAHRVGQSDVGGTYTLLRLPQPIGYLAAIDPASGRIRWEDRLPRPSVGGTLATAGGLVFTGDDDGHLYAVDARTGKVLWSPYVGLPFGSAPFTYAVEGRQYVAVVAGGSQLAVLSGERTGGELVVYSLPAAHRRRRR